The following proteins are co-located in the Gloeocapsa sp. PCC 7428 genome:
- a CDS encoding helix-turn-helix transcriptional regulator: MAIALSEASWDELWEESWERAYCADSMDECDQIIEYPQQLGQGYKRNIELRNGIILTLHNYRFHDDLTVISTQSEATGEPYRELEFVFNLSSTSRYWQGDYVTSGQHYLVAHGCVGGFYCQELAKQPKLAVDIHLESAVFESILGNSLDILPLDLRQMVESSDRSLMSAFDTITPAMQLALEQILHCPYQGVLKQMYLESKSVELLVLYINQVQSNSRITSKIRLQSDDVDRIHEAKKILIQQIDNPPTLLNLARQVGLNDRKLKQGFRQVFNTTVFGYLHHYRMEKARQLLLEQRSISAIAAAVGYASPTAFNAAFRRKFGTSPKAYQLASRI; the protein is encoded by the coding sequence ATGGCGATCGCACTCTCAGAAGCAAGTTGGGATGAACTATGGGAAGAGAGTTGGGAGCGTGCTTATTGTGCTGATTCAATGGATGAGTGCGATCAGATTATTGAGTATCCGCAGCAACTTGGGCAAGGCTATAAACGTAATATTGAGTTGCGTAATGGTATTATTCTAACGCTGCACAATTATCGATTTCATGATGATTTGACAGTTATTAGCACCCAATCTGAAGCGACAGGTGAGCCTTATCGAGAATTGGAGTTTGTTTTTAATCTTTCCTCAACCAGCAGATATTGGCAAGGTGATTATGTTACTAGCGGACAACATTATCTAGTTGCACATGGTTGCGTGGGAGGTTTTTACTGTCAGGAATTGGCGAAACAACCTAAACTGGCGGTTGATATTCATCTTGAATCTGCGGTGTTTGAGTCTATCTTGGGTAATTCCTTAGATATTTTGCCGCTTGACTTGCGACAGATGGTAGAAAGCAGCGATCGCTCGCTTATGTCTGCATTTGACACAATTACACCTGCTATGCAACTTGCTTTAGAGCAAATTCTCCATTGTCCTTACCAGGGAGTGCTGAAACAGATGTATCTCGAAAGCAAGTCTGTTGAACTCCTGGTGCTATATATTAACCAAGTACAAAGTAATTCTAGAATTACATCAAAAATCCGATTGCAATCAGATGATGTTGACCGCATTCACGAAGCAAAGAAAATTTTGATTCAACAAATCGATAATCCACCGACATTACTAAATTTAGCACGTCAAGTCGGGTTGAACGACCGCAAACTCAAACAGGGATTTCGTCAAGTTTTCAATACAACAGTTTTTGGTTACTTACATCATTACCGGATGGAAAAGGCACGGCAACTGTTACTTGAACAACGATCTATTAGTGCGATCGCTGCTGCGGTAGGTTACGCAAGTCCCACAGCTTTTAATGCTGCATTTCGCCGTAAATTTGGTACAAGTCCGAAAGCTTATCAGTTAGCAAGTCGTATTTAA